One window of the Capnocytophaga haemolytica genome contains the following:
- a CDS encoding aminotransferase class I/II-fold pyridoxal phosphate-dependent enzyme, which yields MKDLFEHIYANKGSIGRWSEHAEGYYVFPKLEGELGPHMKFQGKEVLNWSLNDYLGLANHPEVRKADAEAAAEYGAAYPMGARMMSGHTTEHEKLEARLAKFVQKEAAYVLNFGYQGMVSTIDALVTKNDVIVYDVDSHACIIDGVRLHFGKRYTYQHNDVESLEKNLQRATKLAEANGGGILVITEGVFGMRGEQGKLKEIVELKKKYQFRLLVDDAHGFGTLGPHGEGTGVHQGVQDGIDVYFSTFAKSMAGIGAFLAGDPKVIDYLKYNLRSQMFAKSLPMIYVKGTMKRLDMMEQMPELQKKLWDNVHTLQNGLKERGFNIGTTNTCVTPVYLHGSIPEAMAMVNDLRENYGIFLSIVVYPVIPKGMILLRVIPTASHTKEDIARTLEAFSAIRSKLEGGVYRAQNAELAKEMGDM from the coding sequence ATGAAGGACTTATTTGAGCATATTTATGCGAATAAAGGCAGTATAGGGCGTTGGTCTGAGCACGCCGAAGGGTATTATGTATTTCCTAAATTAGAGGGCGAATTGGGTCCTCATATGAAGTTTCAAGGGAAAGAGGTGCTGAATTGGAGCCTTAACGACTATCTCGGTTTGGCGAATCACCCTGAGGTGCGCAAGGCTGATGCTGAGGCGGCTGCGGAGTATGGGGCGGCTTACCCTATGGGGGCGCGTATGATGAGCGGGCACACTACCGAACACGAGAAGCTTGAGGCGCGCTTGGCAAAGTTCGTGCAGAAAGAAGCGGCTTACGTGCTTAACTTTGGGTACCAAGGGATGGTATCTACCATTGATGCCTTAGTAACGAAGAATGATGTGATTGTTTACGATGTGGACTCTCACGCTTGTATTATCGATGGGGTACGCCTGCACTTTGGCAAGCGTTATACCTATCAGCACAACGATGTAGAGAGCTTAGAGAAGAACCTGCAACGCGCTACAAAACTCGCTGAGGCCAATGGTGGTGGTATCCTCGTTATCACTGAGGGGGTATTCGGTATGCGTGGTGAGCAGGGCAAGCTCAAAGAGATTGTGGAGCTGAAGAAGAAATACCAGTTCCGCCTTTTGGTAGACGATGCACACGGTTTTGGTACTTTGGGTCCGCATGGGGAAGGCACGGGAGTGCACCAAGGTGTGCAAGATGGTATTGATGTGTATTTCTCTACTTTTGCCAAGAGTATGGCAGGCATTGGGGCGTTCTTAGCAGGCGATCCTAAGGTGATTGACTATTTGAAATACAATCTCCGCTCGCAGATGTTCGCCAAATCGTTGCCGATGATTTACGTAAAAGGCACAATGAAACGCCTCGATATGATGGAGCAAATGCCTGAGCTACAAAAGAAGCTGTGGGACAATGTACACACCTTGCAAAACGGCTTGAAGGAGCGCGGCTTTAACATCGGTACCACTAACACTTGCGTAACCCCTGTGTATCTCCACGGTAGTATCCCAGAGGCGATGGCTATGGTAAACGACCTGCGTGAAAACTATGGTATATTCCTCTCGATTGTGGTATATCCTGTGATTCCGAAGGGAATGATACTCCTGAGGGTGATACCTACCGCATCGCACACTAAGGAAGACATTGCACGCACTTTGGAGGCGTTTTCAGCAATCCGCAGCAAGCTCGAAGGTGGGGTATACCGCGCGCAGAATGCTGAGTTGGCAAAGGAAATGGGCGATATGTAG
- a CDS encoding PLP-dependent cysteine synthase family protein: protein MQIDRSRNVHSSLTELIGNTPLLELHKIVKGLKGQYFAKIEAFNAGQSSKDRIARYIIEQAEKDGTLKEGSTIVETSSGNTGFSLAMIGALKGYKCIIAISDKSSHDKVEMLQALGAEVHLCPAAVPPDDPRSYYEVAKRIARETPNAVYINQYFNDLNPQAHYLTTGREIWEQTHGQVTHVVVCSGTGGTISGIGKYLKEQNPKVQVLGVDAFGSAIKAYHDTGKFDPAEVYSYKIEGMGKNLIPSATYFDVIDEFVKVTDKDAALMARELTRTEGLFMGYTSGAAMQAVRQYAAMGKFDEQSVVVVLLPDHGSRYMNKIYSDKWMRENGFIE, encoded by the coding sequence ATGCAAATAGATAGATCACGAAATGTACATAGCAGCCTCACGGAGCTGATTGGCAATACGCCGCTCTTGGAGCTGCATAAGATAGTAAAGGGACTCAAAGGACAGTATTTTGCTAAGATTGAGGCGTTTAACGCGGGGCAATCGTCAAAAGACCGCATCGCTCGCTATATCATTGAGCAGGCAGAAAAGGACGGCACGCTCAAAGAGGGTAGCACCATTGTGGAAACCAGCTCGGGCAATACGGGTTTTAGCCTCGCGATGATTGGGGCACTGAAGGGCTATAAGTGCATCATCGCCATTAGCGATAAGTCCTCACACGACAAGGTGGAGATGTTGCAGGCGTTGGGGGCTGAGGTGCATTTGTGTCCTGCCGCAGTGCCGCCTGACGATCCACGTTCGTACTATGAGGTAGCGAAGCGCATTGCTCGTGAGACACCTAACGCGGTGTATATCAATCAGTATTTCAACGACCTCAATCCGCAGGCGCACTACCTGACCACAGGGCGCGAGATATGGGAGCAGACCCACGGTCAGGTTACGCACGTGGTGGTGTGTAGCGGTACGGGAGGGACTATATCGGGTATTGGTAAGTATCTGAAAGAGCAGAACCCAAAAGTGCAAGTGCTTGGGGTAGATGCGTTTGGGTCGGCGATTAAGGCGTATCACGATACGGGGAAGTTCGACCCAGCAGAGGTGTATTCGTATAAGATTGAGGGTATGGGCAAGAACCTGATTCCCTCAGCGACCTACTTTGACGTCATCGATGAGTTTGTAAAGGTTACCGACAAGGACGCCGCCTTAATGGCACGCGAACTTACCCGCACAGAAGGGCTCTTTATGGGCTACACCAGCGGGGCGGCGATGCAGGCGGTAAGGCAGTATGCGGCAATGGGCAAGTTTGATGAGCAGAGCGTAGTGGTAGTCCTCCTGCCCGACCACGGTTCGCGGTATATGAATAAGATTTACAGCGATAAGTGGATGCGGGAGAATGGGTTTATTGAGTAG
- the metG gene encoding methionine--tRNA ligase yields MTKKRYTITAALPYTNGPIHIGHLAGVYVPADIFARYERLKGNDVAFICGSDEHGVAISIKAKKEGTTPQAIIDKYHTIIKQSFEDFGISFDNYSRTSAPIHYATASEFFRKLYEQGDFIEEVSEQLYDEEAHQFLADRFVTGTCPKCGNHEAYGDQCEKCGSSLNATDLIDPRSTITGSKPVLRQTKHWFLPLNRYQQFLEEWVLEGHKKDWKPNVYGQVKSWLDDELKPRAVTRDLDWGIPVPVEGAEGKVLYVWFDAPIGYISSTKEWAAREGKDWEPYWKDKDTELVHFIGKDNIVFHCIIFPAMLKAEGSYILPTNVPANEFLNLEGNKLSTSKNWAVWLHEYLQDFPEQQDVLRYVLTANAPESKDNDFTWKDFQARNNNELVAIFGNFINRVVVLTHKYYGGVVPAAGVLTDADKAVSTELAELVNKIEYSIEHYRFREAQQELMNIARLGNKYLADEEPWKVVKTDPERVQTVMNVALQIAAALAITSEPFLPFTAAKLRTTLRLGKEENSKSEKEIEGAQKLWEAVKDTSKNDALLPAGHTIGEATLLFQKIEDEAIERQLQRLEATKVANAAEQSAGVAPQKPLITYEDFEKMDIRIGTILSAEKMPKADKLLVLRVDTGIDERTIVSGIAQSFDPQEIVGKRVTVLANLAPRKLRGVESQGMILMVENSEGKYRFIAPDAEGVKNGTEVK; encoded by the coding sequence ATGACAAAGAAAAGATATACCATTACCGCGGCTTTGCCGTACACCAACGGTCCGATACACATCGGGCACTTGGCGGGCGTATATGTGCCTGCCGATATTTTTGCACGCTACGAGCGTCTGAAGGGCAACGATGTAGCCTTCATCTGCGGTAGCGACGAACACGGGGTAGCCATCTCCATCAAAGCGAAGAAGGAGGGTACTACCCCGCAGGCGATTATCGATAAGTACCACACGATCATCAAGCAGTCGTTTGAAGATTTCGGCATCTCCTTCGATAACTATTCGCGCACTTCGGCACCTATCCACTATGCCACTGCCTCTGAGTTCTTTCGCAAACTCTATGAGCAGGGCGACTTCATTGAGGAGGTTTCGGAACAGCTCTACGACGAGGAGGCACACCAATTCCTCGCCGACCGCTTCGTTACGGGCACTTGTCCCAAATGCGGCAACCACGAGGCTTACGGCGACCAATGCGAGAAGTGTGGCTCGTCGCTCAACGCTACCGACCTCATCGACCCACGCTCGACTATCACAGGCTCTAAGCCCGTACTCAGGCAAACGAAGCATTGGTTTTTACCCCTGAATAGATACCAGCAATTCCTTGAAGAGTGGGTACTCGAAGGGCATAAGAAGGATTGGAAGCCCAATGTGTATGGACAGGTGAAAAGTTGGCTCGACGATGAGCTCAAGCCGCGTGCCGTTACCCGCGACCTCGATTGGGGTATCCCTGTGCCTGTGGAAGGCGCAGAGGGCAAGGTGCTCTACGTGTGGTTTGATGCCCCCATTGGCTATATCTCCTCCACCAAAGAGTGGGCAGCGCGTGAGGGCAAGGATTGGGAGCCCTATTGGAAGGATAAAGACACTGAATTAGTGCATTTTATTGGTAAGGACAACATCGTTTTCCACTGTATTATCTTCCCTGCTATGCTCAAGGCAGAAGGCTCGTATATCCTCCCAACAAACGTGCCTGCCAATGAGTTTTTGAACTTGGAGGGCAATAAGCTCTCCACTTCGAAGAATTGGGCAGTATGGCTGCACGAGTATTTGCAGGACTTTCCTGAGCAGCAGGACGTATTGCGCTATGTGCTCACTGCCAATGCCCCTGAGAGCAAGGACAACGACTTTACGTGGAAGGATTTTCAGGCGCGCAACAACAATGAGCTGGTAGCTATCTTTGGGAACTTTATCAACCGCGTGGTGGTGCTCACCCATAAGTATTACGGGGGTGTAGTGCCTGCGGCTGGGGTGCTCACTGATGCTGATAAGGCGGTGTCTACGGAATTGGCTGAGTTAGTAAATAAAATAGAATACTCCATAGAGCATTACCGCTTCCGTGAGGCACAGCAAGAGCTGATGAACATCGCGCGCTTGGGCAATAAGTACCTCGCCGATGAAGAGCCTTGGAAGGTGGTAAAGACCGACCCCGAACGCGTGCAAACCGTGATGAACGTTGCCCTGCAAATCGCAGCGGCATTGGCAATCACAAGTGAGCCTTTCTTGCCATTTACGGCTGCCAAACTGCGCACAACGCTGAGGTTAGGAAAAGAGGAAAATAGCAAATCAGAAAAAGAGATAGAAGGTGCGCAAAAGCTATGGGAGGCAGTGAAGGATACATCTAAGAACGATGCTCTGCTACCAGCGGGGCACACTATTGGCGAGGCTACGCTGCTCTTCCAAAAGATAGAAGACGAGGCTATTGAGCGACAATTACAGCGTTTAGAGGCAACCAAAGTAGCCAATGCCGCTGAGCAGTCGGCAGGGGTAGCCCCACAGAAGCCGCTGATCACTTATGAGGATTTTGAGAAGATGGATATTCGCATAGGTACGATACTCTCAGCGGAGAAGATGCCTAAGGCGGACAAGCTATTAGTGCTGAGGGTGGATACAGGCATCGATGAGCGTACTATCGTCTCGGGCATTGCCCAGAGCTTTGACCCACAGGAGATTGTGGGCAAACGCGTAACAGTGCTTGCCAATCTCGCTCCTCGCAAGCTGCGCGGGGTAGAGAGCCAAGGGATGATACTGATGGTGGAGAACTCTGAGGGTAAATACCGTTTTATCGCCCCCGATGCTGAGGGCGTAAAGAACGGTACGGAAGTAAAATAG
- a CDS encoding OmpA family protein codes for MRRSIVLVVFLLAFQSGIAQIQVNVLKIYEDIARKGYTLEETLERLGDAYYFQKDYKQAYSWYDKLMSNRTYKPKAAYYYRYSEVLQALGRKAEADKALKTFASMVSAQDKASEGKSATKVSGTVKDLQTGEPLSGVALTLLDRRMNVIGTTTTDAKGAYSFDKPVENSAYVYIRGVKKGYEGQEPQVFFTKGDALQYELLLPPNTYKVEEYDDLARLFAIDNIHFNYGSINIRYDASVQLAKVVALMEAHPSVRIDVKVHTDSRADESYAMEQTESQAGAIYKWLLSKGVPSSRLTAKGYGGTQLVNGCEKGVPCSEEEHQANKRVEFIVTSL; via the coding sequence ATGAGAAGAAGTATTGTTTTAGTTGTTTTTTTGTTGGCATTTCAATCGGGAATTGCCCAAATACAGGTAAATGTGCTAAAGATTTACGAGGATATAGCGCGCAAGGGTTATACTTTAGAGGAGACTTTGGAGCGTTTGGGCGATGCGTATTATTTTCAGAAGGATTATAAGCAGGCTTATTCGTGGTATGATAAGTTGATGAGCAATAGGACGTATAAGCCTAAGGCGGCGTATTACTACCGCTACTCGGAGGTGTTGCAGGCTTTGGGCAGGAAGGCTGAGGCGGATAAGGCGCTGAAGACTTTTGCCAGTATGGTGAGCGCTCAGGATAAAGCGAGCGAAGGGAAGAGTGCCACTAAGGTAAGTGGGACAGTGAAGGATTTGCAGACTGGGGAGCCGCTTTCGGGGGTGGCACTGACGCTTTTGGACAGGCGGATGAATGTAATAGGTACTACGACTACTGATGCGAAGGGGGCTTATAGTTTTGACAAGCCTGTGGAGAATTCGGCTTATGTGTATATCCGTGGGGTGAAGAAGGGCTATGAAGGGCAAGAACCTCAGGTGTTTTTCACCAAGGGCGACGCGTTGCAATACGAGCTATTGTTGCCTCCGAATACTTATAAGGTAGAGGAATACGATGATTTGGCAAGGCTTTTTGCTATTGATAATATTCACTTTAACTATGGGAGTATCAATATCCGCTACGATGCTTCGGTGCAGCTGGCTAAGGTGGTGGCGTTGATGGAGGCGCATCCGTCGGTACGCATCGATGTGAAGGTGCACACCGATAGTAGGGCTGATGAGAGTTATGCTATGGAACAGACTGAGAGCCAAGCGGGAGCGATCTACAAATGGTTGCTATCCAAAGGGGTGCCTTCCAGTAGACTTACGGCTAAGGGCTATGGGGGAACTCAGCTGGTGAATGGTTGTGAAAAAGGGGTGCCTTGTAGTGAAGAGGAACATCAGGCGAATAAGCGTGTGGAATTTATAGTAACCAGTTTATAA